The Polyodon spathula isolate WHYD16114869_AA chromosome 23, ASM1765450v1, whole genome shotgun sequence genome has a window encoding:
- the LOC121298435 gene encoding melanocortin receptor 3-like, giving the protein MNSTQQIFLLHGGLLNNTMDYNETSLATNRSMPSFCEQVLIKAEIFLTLGIISLLENILVILAIIKNKNLHSPMYVFVCSLAAADMLVSFSNSLETIVIAVLDNRYLIVDDRFIQLMDNIFDSMICISLVGSICNLLVIAIDRYITIFYALRYHSIMTLKKALSLICVIWVACIFCGILFIVYSESKTVIVCLIIMFFTMLVLMATLYVHMFMLARLHIKRIAALPAEGAVQPRTCMKGAITITILLGVFICCWAPFFLHLILLITCPKNPYCACYMSHFTTYLALIMCNSVIDPIIYAFRSLEMRKTFKEIICCYGMSFSIHCKN; this is encoded by the coding sequence ATGAACTCAACGCAGCAGATATTCCTCTTGCATGGGGGTCTTCTTAACAACACGATGGACTATAATGAGACCAGCCTGGCCACCAACAGGAGTATGCCTAGTTTTTGTGAGCAAGTACTCATCAAGGCAGAGATCTTTCTGACGCTGGGGATCATCAGTTTGCTGGAAAACATCTTGGTCATCCTTGctatcattaaaaacaaaaacctgcattCTCCGATGTACGTTTTTGTTTGCAGCCTCGCGGCGGCCGATATGCTGGTGAGCTTCTCAAACTCCCTTGAGACAATCGTGATTGCCGTTCTGGACAACCGTTACCTTATTGTGGACGACAGATTCATCCAGCTCATGGACAATATCTTTGACTCCATGATCTGCATTTCACTGGTGGGGTCCATTTGCAACTTGTTGGTTATTGCGATCGACAGGTACATTACCATTTTCTATGCACTACGTTACCACAGCATCATGACTCTGAAGAAAGCCCTGTCCCTGATTTGTGTCATATGGGTTGCTTGCATTTTTTGTGGCATCCTCTTCATTGTGTATTCCGAGAGCAAGACCGTGATTGTTTGTCTCATTATTATGTTCTTTACCATGCTAGTCCTCATGGCCACTCTCTATGTGCATATGTTTATGCTTGCCCGGCTGCACATCAAAAGAATCGCGGCATTGCCTGCTGAAGGTGCCGTGCAGCCCAGAACGTGCATGAAAGGTGCCATCACCATTACTATTCTCCTTGGTGTATTCATTTGCTGCTGGGCTCCTTTCTTTCTTCACCTCATCCTTCTAATCACATGCCCCAAGAACCCTTACTGTGCTTGTTACATGTCACACTTCACTACCTACTTGGCCTTGATCATGTGCAATTCTGTCATTGATCCCATTATCTATGCTTTTCGCAGTCTGGAAATGCGCAAAACCTTCAAAGAGATAATATGTTGCTATGGAATGAGCTTTAGCATTCATTGTAAAAATTAG